A stretch of DNA from Aurantiacibacter atlanticus:
CAGGCTGCGATCTTCCACTGCATCGAAATCGGCGGCAGAGTGGCGTTCGGCCATGGCCCCTGTATTCACCAACCGCCCGCGTATCGCGCCCGGACGTACATCGATTCCTTTTATCCAGCGGCCCACATGCTCATATTCTTCATGGAGCGAGAGAAAAGTGGAGGCATCGCTATAACCACCATACCACAGTGCGCCGAACCACGGATAGGCCGCGATATCGGCAATGCTGAGATCATCGCCCGCGAGGTAGCGAGAACCTTCGAGCCGATTGTTCGCAACCGAGAATATCCGCTTGGTTTCCATCGTATATCGGTTGATTGGATATTCGTATTTTTCCGGTGCATATTCGTAAAAATGGCCAAAGCCGCCGCCAATAAATGGCGCTGTACCCATCTGCCAGTTGAGCCAGCTCAACACCTCTGCACGTGCTGCGCCGCCCGACGGCAGGAGGTAATCGAATTTCTCCGCAAGGTGCTGCAAGATCGCGCCGCTTTCAAAAATGCGGAACGGTGTTTCACCCGAACGATCGAGCAGGGCAGGAATCTTGCCATTGGGATTGAGCGCGGTGAAACCCGATCCGAATTGGTCGCCTTCGCTGATGTCGATTTTCCATGCATCATATTCGGCCTCCGAAAAACCTGCTTCCAGCAATTCTTCGAACATGATGGTGACCTTCACCCCATTGGGCGTACCCAGTGAATACAGCTGAAAAGGATGCTCACCCGCGAGTAGTTCAGTATCGTGCCGTGCACCTGCAACTGGGCGGTTGATACTGGCGAACTGGCCACCGCTTTCAGTATTCTTCCAGACTTTGGGCGGGGTGTAGGTTGGGTCGGCCATTGCGGTGCTCCTGAATAAAGTGTTGCGCGAAAGGTGGCGGCACATCCCGCGTGTAACAAGGCAAGCAATTCTTTTGGCGAATAGAACCTCGCTTTGCCAAGCACGTTTTCGCCATTCCGGCGGGGATGGCGGCGAGTGGCGCAGAGGCCGGCGATCGCAGGCAGTAGCCGGGGAGGACGGGCAGGCGTGACTTCGCCCCGACGCTCGTCTATCCGGTCACAGTCGTAACCTTTTTTATTCGAGGATTGTCCCATGCGTCGCGCCCTTGCCATTCTGATGCTTGCCACTGCGCCAATTGCCCTGATCTCCGCTTGCACGCCTGCGGCACAGGAGGCC
This window harbors:
- the yghU gene encoding glutathione-dependent disulfide-bond oxidoreductase → MADPTYTPPKVWKNTESGGQFASINRPVAGARHDTELLAGEHPFQLYSLGTPNGVKVTIMFEELLEAGFSEAEYDAWKIDISEGDQFGSGFTALNPNGKIPALLDRSGETPFRIFESGAILQHLAEKFDYLLPSGGAARAEVLSWLNWQMGTAPFIGGGFGHFYEYAPEKYEYPINRYTMETKRIFSVANNRLEGSRYLAGDDLSIADIAAYPWFGALWYGGYSDASTFLSLHEEYEHVGRWIKGIDVRPGAIRGRLVNTGAMAERHSAADFDAVEDRSLFEPVRKPA